The Desmonostoc muscorum LEGE 12446 genome includes a region encoding these proteins:
- a CDS encoding glycosyltransferase yields the protein MKILHIIPSITKVRGGTSQAVLDMVKALQIINVNAEIATTNDDGDNLLDVPLCKRIQYNHVPVWFFHRFSPNIKAVREYAFTGELTQWLWQNISQYELVHVHALFSYPSTIAMAIARLKNVPYVVTPHGLLCEWSLQQSTRKKQTYLKLIEQANLDSSQMIHFTSEKEQQEVSLLGLHKPSFVLPLGISLPTQISDARQRLRQQFNIPPDEPVILFLSRLHYKKGLEYLIPALSKLSHHRFTFILAGNGTPDYEAEIESLLVKSGLRDRTLVVGFVEGQTKDILMQGSDLFVLTSHSENFAVSVLESLAVGVPVLVTPGVALASVVKENQLGYVPDLDVAAIAQALEDYLNNTQIAQKMGERARQLISEKYTLEKTALQMQQIYQTVLQKEFLPTFL from the coding sequence ATGAAAATTCTCCACATTATTCCTTCTATTACAAAAGTACGGGGTGGCACGAGTCAAGCTGTTTTAGACATGGTAAAAGCATTGCAAATAATTAATGTCAATGCCGAAATTGCCACTACTAACGATGATGGTGATAACTTACTCGATGTTCCGCTTTGCAAGCGCATTCAATACAATCATGTTCCAGTTTGGTTTTTCCACCGGTTTTCACCCAATATCAAAGCTGTCAGAGAATATGCGTTTACTGGTGAGTTGACACAATGGCTTTGGCAAAATATTTCTCAGTATGAGCTTGTACATGTCCACGCTCTTTTCTCCTATCCATCAACGATCGCAATGGCGATCGCCCGTTTGAAAAATGTTCCTTACGTAGTCACTCCACATGGCTTACTATGTGAGTGGTCTTTACAACAAAGTACACGTAAAAAGCAAACCTACCTTAAACTTATAGAACAAGCAAATCTTGACAGCAGTCAGATGATCCACTTCACTTCCGAGAAGGAACAGCAAGAAGTATCCTTACTTGGACTGCACAAACCTAGTTTTGTGCTACCGTTGGGAATATCTTTACCAACTCAAATTTCCGATGCTCGTCAGCGTCTGCGGCAACAGTTTAACATTCCCCCAGACGAACCTGTGATTTTGTTTTTGTCTCGCCTGCATTATAAAAAAGGTTTAGAGTATCTGATTCCGGCTCTGAGCAAACTGAGTCACCACCGATTTACTTTTATACTTGCAGGGAATGGCACTCCAGATTACGAAGCTGAAATAGAATCTTTGCTGGTTAAGAGTGGATTGCGCGATCGCACCCTTGTTGTGGGATTTGTCGAAGGCCAGACCAAAGATATATTGATGCAAGGTTCTGACCTTTTTGTTCTGACTTCTCATTCGGAAAACTTTGCTGTCTCAGTTTTAGAATCGTTAGCTGTAGGTGTTCCTGTTTTGGTGACTCCTGGTGTAGCTCTAGCTTCTGTTGTCAAAGAAAACCAACTAGGTTATGTTCCTGATTTGGATGTAGCAGCGATCGCCCAAGCTTTAGAAGATTACTTGAATAATACCCAAATCGCTCAAAAAATGGGTGAGCGAGCTCGTCAACTTATATCGGAAAAATACACTTTAGAAAAAACAGCCTTGCAAATGCAACAAATTTATCAAACTGTTCTCCAAAAAGAATTTCTGCCTACTTTTCTGTAA